A portion of the Drosophila sechellia strain sech25 chromosome 2R, ASM438219v1, whole genome shotgun sequence genome contains these proteins:
- the LOC6608465 gene encoding uncharacterized protein LOC6608465 — translation MVSTRQMCSGGGTSASEGVLPFGGAGSGSASGPGIASGSAVASGSGTGVQEPPESTANRSSVLRRTTSYQGHQAHSSYRVVSAGSLAESPSAVTRHHSYTMQMQRQRPPTATATTSALSLYDLPNELIEKILTYVDYKKVSNLRLVSHRINDICMAMLNTAFSKQIKTTLSRFQAIKASMPRRESHRRNHPLACECDIIETCYMRLSLLQMSMGKHIERGHCCFFPGAILDEVQAILNYISITPRLQRPYRVTDELFDLSTMAMEYFKDRIEATLPGLAYFNKDFYTLPTTTKRPTLAISSDLEDSASNSPPQNHMVLRKGIRKIKQGMKMYNNQLSVLRTELRTCKRKAAEQSKQLAEQSNLISEQQKQTLEYANRLDENDKKNEEMSRKFSTLLQELNKCKTELQFWRSKSPAIPAVCSSCNQKVAPVVPPEDFQALVNQGVDPEHFIIINEDVDTESDVGVGELKEFASPDESTTAKLLAVSTAAKNLKRKMPSESQSNAIASTSKAAEVAQSQSQPMATGNAGAAKAAGGYSPKLFYGNHQRGGVIVSPVSQNLGVAATTDNATLGSEALEEPEEAKKARRVQKANRYVNTPGKRSK, via the exons ATGGTGTCCACCCGCCAAATGTGCAGTGGAGGCGGTACGTCCGCTTCGGAGGGGGTCTTGCCGTTCGGGGGTGCGGGTTCGGGATCTGCATCTGGACCGGGAATAGCTTCCGGATCAGCAGTGGCATCCGGATCGGGAACTGGAGTACAAGAGCCCCCCGAGTCTACAGCAAACCGTTCCTCCGTCCTGCGGCGAACCACCAGCTATCAGGGTCACCAGGCCCATAGTTCTTATCGCGTCGTCTCGGCGGGCAGCCTGGCCGAGTCCCCCAGCGCGGTGACTCGCCACCACTCGTACACCATGCAGATGCAACGGCAGCGTCCACCGactgccaccgccaccaccagcGCACTCAGCCTGTACGATCTTCCCAACGAGCTGATTGAGAAGATCCTCACCTACGTGGACTACAAGAAAGTTTCAAATCTCAGATTG GTGTCGCACCGCATAAACGACATTTGCATGGCCATGCTGAACACAGCCTTCTCCAAGCAGATCAAGACCACGTTGAGCCGCTTCCAGGCGATCAAGGCCAGCATGCCGCGCCGGGAGTCCCACCGTCGTAATCATCCGTTGGCCTGCGAGTGCGACATCATCGAGACATGCTACATGCGTCTATCCCTGCTCCAGATGTCCATGGGCAAGCACATCGAGCGGGGCCACTGTTGCTTCTTTCCGGGAGCC ATACTAGACGAAGTCCAGGCGATTCTCAATTATATCAGTATTACGCCCAGGCTGCAGCGACCTTATCGGGTTACCGACGAGCTCTTCGATCTCTCCACTATGGCCATGGAATACTTTAAGGACCGCATCGAGGCCACGCTACCGGGGCTGGCGTATTTCAACAAGGACTTCTATACGCTGCCCACCACAACTAAGCGAC CCACGCTTGCCATCAGTTCAGATCTCGAAGACAGCGCCAGCAACTCGCCGCCTCAGAACCACATGGTGCTCCGCAAGGGCATCCGCAAGATCAAGCAGGGCATGAAGATGTACAATAACCAGCTATCGGTGCTGCGCACCGAGCTTCGCACCTGCAAGCGCAAGGCCGCCGAGCAGAGCAAGCAACTGGCTGAGCAATCAAATCTCATCTCGGAGCAGCAGAAACAGACGCTGGAGTATGCCAATCGTCTGGACGAAAACGACAAAAAGAACGAGGAGATGTCTCGCAAGTTCTCCACCCTTTTGCAG GAGCTCAACAAGTGCAAGACAGAGCTGCAGTTCTGGCGTTCGAAGAGTCCGGCCATCCCTGCCGTATGCAGTTCGTGCAATCAAAAGGTGGCGCCTGTGGTGCCGCCTGAGGATTTTCAAGCGCTGGTCAACCAGGGTGTGGATCCCGAGCACTTTATTATCATCAACGAAGATGTGGATACCGAGAGCGATGTTGGTGTGGGCGAGCTAAAGGAGTTTGCCTCGCCGGATGAGTCCACCACGGCCAAGCTGCTGGCCGTTAGCACCGCAGCCAAGAATCTTAAGCGCAAGATGCCATCAGAGAGCCAGTCCAATGCCATAGCGTCCACCTCGAAGGCAGCTGAGGTTGCCCAGTCCCAATCGCAGCCGATGGCCACCGGAAATGCAGGAGCTGCCAAAGCTGCGGGAGGTTACTCCCCAAAACTGTTTTATGGCAATCATCAGCGCGGCGGCGTGATTGTCAGTCCTGTGTCCCAGAATCTGGGGGTGGCTGCGACAACGGACAATGCGACGCTCGGATCGGAGGCTCTCGAGGAGCCGGAGGAGGCGAAGAAAGCACGTAGAGTACAAAAGGCCAACAGATATGTAAATACGCCCGGCAAACGCAGTAAATAA
- the LOC6608466 gene encoding copper chaperone for superoxide dismutase isoform X1, whose amino-acid sequence MTEGAICLNLSTSIDTKVCLSLLFGTLTINMSSIKIEFAVQMRRGDESYAGALRSALDGVGQVEIDAQEGRVIIQTQRPWSEIQDKIEATGVRAVLSGFGGQSAVVLINTTGSVVDKTPIQGVVRFSTITADKDPGVVVDGVVDGLSPGLHGLHIHESGDTSAGCSSVGDHYNPRQSPHGSPAGAAEERHAGDLGNIRADENGRATFRFVDPVLEVWDIIGRAVVLTANADDLGRGGNDQSLIDGNSGERIACGIIARSAGILENFKRICACDGVTLWDERNKPLAGKERSQKL is encoded by the exons ATGACAGAAGGCGCGATTTGTCTGAACCTATCGACGTCCATCGATACCAAAGTTTGTTTATCATTGTTATTCGGCACTTTGACCATCAACATGAGCTCCATCAAG ATCGAATTTGCAGTGCAGATGCGAAGAGGTGACGAATCCTATGCCGGTGCCCTCCGTTCGGCGCTGGATGGGGTCGGCCAGGTGGAAATTGACGCCCAGGAAGGTCGAGTGATAATCCAGACCCAACGACCTTGGTCAGAGATTCAGGACAAGATAGAAGCCACAGGTGTACGGGCCGTACTCTCCGGATTCGGCGGCCAGTCGGCGGTAGTCCTCATTAACACAACAGGAAGTGTAGTGGACAAGACACCAATCCAGGGAGTTGTGCGGTTTAGCACCATTACCGCAGACAAGGATCCTGGAGTGGTGGTGGATGGCGTTGTGGACGGTCTATCGCCTGGACTGCACGGATTGCACATTCACGAGAGTGGTGACACTTCCGCAGGTTGCTCGTCGGTCGGAGATCACTACAATCCCCGCCAGTCGCCACATGGAAGCCCTGCAGGCGCGGCAGAGGAGCGGCACGCCGGAGATCTGGGCAACATTCGAGCGGATGAAAACGGCAGGGCCACCTTTAGATTTGTGGATCCAGTGCTAGAGGTCTGGGACATAATCGGGAGGGCTGTCGTTCTAACAGCCAACGCCGATGACCTAGGACGCGGGGGCAATGATCAGAGCCTGATTGACGGCAACTCTGGGGAGAG GATTGCGTGTGGTATAATTGCTCGTTCGGCGGGCATCTTGGAAAACTTTAAGAGAATCTGTGCATGCGATGGGGTCACCCTTTGGGATGAACGCAATAAGCCACTGGCTGGCAAGGAGCGCTCACAAAAGCTGTAA
- the LOC6608466 gene encoding copper chaperone for superoxide dismutase isoform X2, whose translation MRRGDESYAGALRSALDGVGQVEIDAQEGRVIIQTQRPWSEIQDKIEATGVRAVLSGFGGQSAVVLINTTGSVVDKTPIQGVVRFSTITADKDPGVVVDGVVDGLSPGLHGLHIHESGDTSAGCSSVGDHYNPRQSPHGSPAGAAEERHAGDLGNIRADENGRATFRFVDPVLEVWDIIGRAVVLTANADDLGRGGNDQSLIDGNSGERIACGIIARSAGILENFKRICACDGVTLWDERNKPLAGKERSQKL comes from the exons ATGCGAAGAGGTGACGAATCCTATGCCGGTGCCCTCCGTTCGGCGCTGGATGGGGTCGGCCAGGTGGAAATTGACGCCCAGGAAGGTCGAGTGATAATCCAGACCCAACGACCTTGGTCAGAGATTCAGGACAAGATAGAAGCCACAGGTGTACGGGCCGTACTCTCCGGATTCGGCGGCCAGTCGGCGGTAGTCCTCATTAACACAACAGGAAGTGTAGTGGACAAGACACCAATCCAGGGAGTTGTGCGGTTTAGCACCATTACCGCAGACAAGGATCCTGGAGTGGTGGTGGATGGCGTTGTGGACGGTCTATCGCCTGGACTGCACGGATTGCACATTCACGAGAGTGGTGACACTTCCGCAGGTTGCTCGTCGGTCGGAGATCACTACAATCCCCGCCAGTCGCCACATGGAAGCCCTGCAGGCGCGGCAGAGGAGCGGCACGCCGGAGATCTGGGCAACATTCGAGCGGATGAAAACGGCAGGGCCACCTTTAGATTTGTGGATCCAGTGCTAGAGGTCTGGGACATAATCGGGAGGGCTGTCGTTCTAACAGCCAACGCCGATGACCTAGGACGCGGGGGCAATGATCAGAGCCTGATTGACGGCAACTCTGGGGAGAG GATTGCGTGTGGTATAATTGCTCGTTCGGCGGGCATCTTGGAAAACTTTAAGAGAATCTGTGCATGCGATGGGGTCACCCTTTGGGATGAACGCAATAAGCCACTGGCTGGCAAGGAGCGCTCACAAAAGCTGTAA